The nucleotide window CTGGCCATTGCGTCTCCTCCTGATCCGCGTGGATTCGCGTAGATTCGCGCGATTCGCGGTCTGCTTCTTCCCCTTACGGCGTGAAATCCACCTCGGCCGGCATGCGGGCGAGGAGGGCCGCCAGCAGGTCGCTCGTCTGGTCGAGGTCCTTCAGCGAGATGACCTCGCAGGGGCTGTGCATGTAGCGGCAGGGGACGCTGACGAGGCCTGCCGCGACGCCGGCGCGGTTGATCTGGATGGCGTTGGCGTCGGTGCCTGTGCCGCCGGGGGTGCCCTCGATCTGGATGGCGATCTTGGCCTTCTTCGCGGCGTCCACGATCATCTCGTAGAGCACGGGGTTGATGTTGGCGCCGCGGCACACGATGGGGCCCTTGTTGCAGGCGAAGTCGCCCGCGCGATTCTTGTCCACGCCCGGCGTGTCGGTGGCGTGGCCCACGTCAATGGCGATGCCGGCTTGGGGGTCGATGCCAAAGGCGCTGGTGCGCGCGCCGCGCAGGCCGATCTCCTCCTGAACGGTGGAGACGCCGTAGACGGCGACGTGGAGCTTCTTGCCCTGGAGCTTGCGGAGGGTTTCGGCGACGACGAAGGCGCCCATGCGGTCGTCGAAGGCGCGGGCGGTGACCAGGTGGTTGCGCAGGTGGGTGAGGCCGGCGTCGAAGGTGATCGGGTCGCCCATGCTCACGGCCTTCTGGGCGTCCTTCTTGTTCTTCGCGCCGATGTCAATCCACAGTTCGTGGAGCTTCACGG belongs to Planctomycetota bacterium and includes:
- a CDS encoding M42 family metallopeptidase gives rise to the protein MDKDALAFLEKLVTTPSPSGYEQPGQKLMRERMGQFADSVRTDVHGNVIAALNPAAPLRVMLAGHVDEIGLMVNHITNEGYIYVTQIGGIDPVVAIAQRVTIHGAKGPVAGVIGRKAIHLTDPDDRGKPVKLHELWIDIGAKNKKDAQKAVSMGDPITFDAGLTHLRNHLVTARAFDDRMGAFVVAETLRKLQGKKLHVAVYGVSTVQEEIGLRGARTSAFGIDPQAGIAIDVGHATDTPGVDKNRAGDFACNKGPIVCRGANINPVLYEMIVDAAKKAKIAIQIEGTPGGTGTDANAIQINRAGVAAGLVSVPCRYMHSPCEVISLKDLDQTSDLLAALLARMPAEVDFTP